TGCGACTGCGACTGCAAACTATTTATCAAGCGAACCTGCTTTAATGATGATCATTTTATCCAATTGAATGTATTTCTTAATCGCATCGTTTACCTGCTGTAAAGTTGCTTTTTCGATATCTTTCGGGTACTGGTCGATATAACTTGGCTCTAAACCTCTTTCGATAAAACTTAAAATCGTTCTTGCCATTCCGTTTGTGGTTGACATTCCTACTTTAAAACTTCCGATTAAGTTGGTTTTCTTGTTTTCTAATTCCTCAGCTGTGATTCCGTTTTTTACCCATTTATCCACCTGAACCATTGTGGCATCCAGACCTTTTTGGAATAAATTTGGGTTGAAAGAAGCATTTACAAACCAATATCCTCCGGTTTCGATATTTCCTCCTAAACCAGAAGAAATACTATAGGTTAAACCATCATTATCGCGGACAGTCTGCATTAAACGTCCAGCGAAACCTGCTCCTAAAGTGTAATTACCAATATAAAACGGAATGTAATCGGCGTCAGCTCTTTTTAAGCCGGTAAACTGCCCAATGTACAATTCTGCGCTTGGTTTTTCTGGAATCGTTATTACTTCTGTTTTTGCTGCTGCTTTTGAGGCTTCTTCAAATTTTAATTTTTCTGTAACACCGCCATTCCAATTTTTGAATGATTTTTTTAGAGAAGCATTTAAATCAGCTCCATCAGTGTCGCCCACAATTACCAAACGCATAGATGCTGTTCCAAAATATTTTTTGTGGAAAGCTTTTACTTCCTCTAAAGCTGCATTTTTGATATTCGCAATATTGTCTTCTACGCTCAAACTGTAATTTGGGTTTCCTTTCGGATAAATCGCCTGAGACAATGCAATGCTTCCTCTTTCGCCCGGATCGTTCAAATCCTGCTGTGTATTTCCAATAAACTGTTGTTTTAAGTTTTCAAATTCTTTGGCATCAAACAACGGATTTCTCAATTCTTCTGCCAATAAAGTAATTACCTGATCTAAGTCTTTTTTCAAACATTTAAATCCGATATTGATTTTAAAGGTTGAGGCATTTACGTTTATGTTTACACCTAATTTTTGCAGTTTTTCTGAAAATTTGAATTTATCATTTAATGTTGTTCCTTTTGACAGCATTGCTGCCGTTAACGCCGGAATAATGTCATTTTTAGTTTCGCTTGCATAATTTCCCAGCGAAATGCTTGCTGCAACGGTTACGAAATCTTTTGCTGAAGTTTTTACCGAAACCACATCAATTCCCACTACTTTTTCTCTTTTAAAAGCCGAAGCCGATTTACCGCTTAAAGTTTCTGGAGAAATTACTTCTGTGGCTGCGTCTTTTACTAAAGATGAAGCAGATGGTGCTTCTTCGTGAATTTGTGCTTCATCTGAATGTCTGTAATAAAACGGACCATTTTCTGGTCTATAATTATTCGCTTTCGCTGAATCATTATTTTGAGAACCAGTTTGTTTCGGAATAAAATATCCTGTTGTGCTCTGGTCTTCAACCAGATATTTATTTGCTACGCGCAAGACATCTGCTGGAGTAACTTTTTTCAATCGGTCAACTCCTGTAATGTAATCTGTCCAGTCGCCGGCCGCAATCGATTCATTTAATGCCGATGCAATTACGCCAGAACCATCACGTGCTAAAATAGTCTGCGCACTGATTTTGGCCACAACTCTATTTACTTCATCTTGAGTTACACCTTCTTTCTGAATTTTAGCTACAACTTCGCTGATTTTAGCATCTATATCTTCGTGTTTTGAAGCTGTTGGAAAACCAACGCCAATTGTAAAAAGCCCGACTTCTTTAAAGTTTGTTGCACTGGCATACGAATAAATTCCTAAACGGGTGTCTACGAAAGTTTTATTTAAAATTGCTGAAGGGCCAACACCAATAATCTGAGCCAAAATGTTCAATGCTGGAAGGTCTTCATGTAAAGCACCTGGAATTTTATAGGCTTTGCTTACAACACCCAGTTCTCCTGGTTTTTTCACGATAATTTTACGTGCGCCATATTGCTGGGGCTCTTCTGTATAAGGCTGAGGCATAACGTTTGGCGCTTTTGTAATCTTCCCGAAATACTTTTCTATTAATTCAAAAACATTGTCTTTTTTGAAATCGCCAATTATGGTTAAAGTCGCATTATCCGGCCAGTAATAAGTATTGTAAAAATTCTTTAAAACTTCAATGGGCGCGTTTTCAATATCCGATTTCCAGCCTATTGTAGAATGATGATACGGATGCGCAATATAAGCCGAAGCCCAGATTTCTTTATCTAATAAACTGTTCGGGTTGTTTTCGCCTCGTTCAAATTCGTTGCGAACCACCGTCATTTCAGCTTCTTTATCTTCTTTTAGTAATAAAGAATTACGCATTCTATCGGCTTCGATTTGAAGTGCCAGTTCG
This is a stretch of genomic DNA from Flavobacterium endoglycinae. It encodes these proteins:
- a CDS encoding M16 family metallopeptidase, which codes for MKKYIFLGYCSLAFCALMSAQEKSVNFKKIKELGGIEEYLYQPNGMNVLLLQDNASPVATVQIVYRVGSKHEVLGNTGSTHLLEHLMFKGTPTFNKKNGNTITDVLQNTGAQLNATTWYDRTNYFETLPSDKIELALQIEADRMRNSLLLKEDKEAEMTVVRNEFERGENNPNSLLDKEIWASAYIAHPYHHSTIGWKSDIENAPIEVLKNFYNTYYWPDNATLTIIGDFKKDNVFELIEKYFGKITKAPNVMPQPYTEEPQQYGARKIIVKKPGELGVVSKAYKIPGALHEDLPALNILAQIIGVGPSAILNKTFVDTRLGIYSYASATNFKEVGLFTIGVGFPTASKHEDIDAKISEVVAKIQKEGVTQDEVNRVVAKISAQTILARDGSGVIASALNESIAAGDWTDYITGVDRLKKVTPADVLRVANKYLVEDQSTTGYFIPKQTGSQNNDSAKANNYRPENGPFYYRHSDEAQIHEEAPSASSLVKDAATEVISPETLSGKSASAFKREKVVGIDVVSVKTSAKDFVTVAASISLGNYASETKNDIIPALTAAMLSKGTTLNDKFKFSEKLQKLGVNINVNASTFKINIGFKCLKKDLDQVITLLAEELRNPLFDAKEFENLKQQFIGNTQQDLNDPGERGSIALSQAIYPKGNPNYSLSVEDNIANIKNAALEEVKAFHKKYFGTASMRLVIVGDTDGADLNASLKKSFKNWNGGVTEKLKFEEASKAAAKTEVITIPEKPSAELYIGQFTGLKRADADYIPFYIGNYTLGAGFAGRLMQTVRDNDGLTYSISSGLGGNIETGGYWFVNASFNPNLFQKGLDATMVQVDKWVKNGITAEELENKKTNLIGSFKVGMSTTNGMARTILSFIERGLEPSYIDQYPKDIEKATLQQVNDAIKKYIQLDKMIIIKAGSLDK